A genomic segment from bacterium encodes:
- the dinB gene encoding DNA polymerase IV, producing MKQRSILHVDMDAFFASIAQRDYPEYRGKPVIIGGHSTKRGVVASASYEARAFGVRSAMPLYKAYELCPHATRLPVEMNKYREVNAQLREIWSRFSPVVEPVSFDEAYLDLTGTEALLGPAAGVAEALRAAILKETGLSASVGGGTSKLLAKIASKEAKPAGVYLIPPGEEMAWLSPRDVAIVPGVGERTKERLYSLNIKTIGQLLDVGEAFLTAHFGAQGADLALIAQGQDPRPVSPGGPPKSMGGEETFDVDSTDPVFLRRMILKIACELGYRMRKHGLTAATVTAKVRYGKTFETVERSKTLPVGTDEDDVVYDLAWQLLISAWDGRRPLRLIGASVSNFRPNAQLALFSPVVSKGIGASRDPDALYRTMDQLRDRFGQGAVRRGTLLENEGSDRPASR from the coding sequence ATGAAGCAGCGTTCGATTCTGCACGTGGACATGGATGCGTTTTTCGCGTCGATCGCGCAGCGCGACTATCCCGAGTACCGCGGGAAGCCGGTGATTATCGGAGGGCACTCGACCAAGCGCGGGGTGGTGGCGAGCGCGAGCTACGAGGCGCGCGCCTTCGGGGTGCGCTCGGCCATGCCGCTCTACAAGGCTTACGAGCTCTGTCCCCATGCGACGCGCTTGCCCGTCGAGATGAACAAGTACCGGGAGGTGAACGCCCAGCTCCGGGAGATCTGGAGCCGCTTTTCTCCCGTGGTCGAGCCGGTTTCCTTCGATGAGGCCTACCTGGACTTGACGGGCACCGAGGCCTTGCTGGGACCTGCGGCGGGGGTGGCTGAGGCCCTGCGAGCAGCGATCCTCAAGGAAACGGGACTGAGCGCTTCGGTCGGCGGGGGGACGTCCAAGCTATTGGCCAAGATCGCCTCCAAGGAGGCTAAGCCGGCGGGAGTGTACCTCATCCCGCCGGGAGAGGAGATGGCCTGGCTGAGTCCGCGGGACGTGGCCATCGTCCCAGGGGTGGGCGAGCGCACCAAGGAGCGCCTGTACAGCCTCAACATCAAGACGATCGGTCAGCTCCTCGATGTGGGGGAGGCCTTCCTCACGGCGCACTTCGGCGCGCAGGGGGCGGACCTGGCGTTGATCGCGCAGGGGCAGGATCCTCGGCCTGTCTCACCTGGTGGCCCGCCCAAGAGCATGGGCGGTGAGGAGACGTTCGACGTCGATAGCACCGATCCGGTCTTCTTGCGCCGGATGATCCTCAAGATCGCCTGTGAGCTGGGGTACCGGATGCGCAAGCACGGGCTGACGGCCGCGACGGTGACGGCCAAGGTGCGCTACGGCAAGACCTTCGAGACCGTCGAGCGCAGCAAGACCCTGCCGGTCGGGACCGATGAGGACGACGTGGTATACGACTTGGCGTGGCAACTGCTCATCAGTGCCTGGGACGGGCGGCGCCCCCTACGCCTCATCGGGGCGAGCGTCTCGAACTTTCGTCCCAATGCTCAGCTTGCGCTCTTTTCGCCCGTTGTCTCCAAGGGGATCGGGGCCTCTCGCGACCCCGATGCGCTCTACCGCACGATGGACCAGCTGCGCGATCGCTTCGGACAGGGAGCCGTGCGCCGCGGAACGTTGCTTGAGAATGAAGGAAGCGATCGCCCGGCATCCCGATAA
- a CDS encoding helix-turn-helix domain-containing protein → MSKNPLGDYIRTRRDELNLSQNQLAKRAGVSHSYIKQLEEGLNPSTGRPISPTAATFAKLAKGLSRPSDPIDIDALLRISRGEAPLSREASRPLLAEVNHFAELEYPPTPQERLILAEMDQYKIGFGALSEPGFWSQPPEKRRPAFRYLEGIIEEAKEYYESRGGQHA, encoded by the coding sequence ATGAGCAAGAATCCTCTAGGCGACTACATCCGGACCAGGCGCGACGAGCTGAACCTGTCTCAGAATCAGCTCGCCAAGCGAGCTGGCGTGAGTCACTCCTACATCAAGCAGCTCGAAGAAGGCCTCAACCCATCCACCGGACGCCCTATTTCCCCCACTGCCGCCACCTTCGCCAAGCTCGCGAAGGGGCTTTCGCGCCCTAGCGATCCCATCGATATCGACGCGCTGCTCCGGATCTCACGAGGCGAGGCTCCGTTATCCCGAGAGGCTTCTCGTCCGCTGCTTGCGGAGGTGAACCACTTCGCGGAGCTGGAATATCCCCCCACGCCGCAAGAGCGGCTCATCCTGGCGGAGATGGACCAGTACAAGATCGGCTTCGGCGCGCTCTCCGAGCCTGGTTTCTGGTCGCAGCCCCCCGAGAAGCGACGCCCGGCCTTCCGCTACCTGGAGGGGATCATCGAAGAGGCCAAGGAGTACTACGAATCGCGAGGCGGGCAGCATGCTTGA